The Gossypium hirsutum isolate 1008001.06 chromosome D07, Gossypium_hirsutum_v2.1, whole genome shotgun sequence genome includes the window ttgttttttaaaaatattttttggtatgTAATCGTCGCTAACTTATATTGACAGGGTATGAGATCATGAAGAAccattttcatgagatgttggaaATATTGCAGTCAACTAACTCAGCAGAGGCAACATACCTTACTAACATACTCTTCGATCAATGGACACAATCACATGACGGCGGACTAAAAAATGTGTTGGGGGTTTATACTCTCTTTTTTTGCCATTAGAAATGGCCGTTGGAATAAGGAAAAAAACGCGCTTACGTGGACGCGCTTACGTGGACGCGCTTTAGTAAAGCGCGCTGACATGAACGCTATTTACAGTACAGGTCAGAGGGGAAAAAAGTACTGAATTAGACACgcttttttagtttttctctaaAATTAATTTCAGCTCAACGCGTTTTACCAAAAATGGGCCATCTCATTAAATATCAGGCAAAATGACACATTTccgtaattttttttagaaatcggCCTTTTTCTAGTAAATTAAtctgaaaaatgaaagaaaagtaaaaatatgtagagtgaaaaatgaaaaaaaaaatggtgaatGTAGTAGAATTTGAAACATTGGAGAAAGAAGACGAGACAAAAGTGGGTGAGCTACACACCTTATGTTCAGGCAATTCCATGCGTCCATGTGGCCCTCcctctctttcttcttctctttctttctcttccgGGAACAACTTcaacaataaagaagaaaaaacaagaaGAAGCAAGGACTAAAAGGCTGGTCTTTTTTATCCCAGTGTAACAATCACCCATCACTTATTATTGAGCAACTCTCTCAGTTTtcacttttttatttgtttttttcttcctttAGTTTCTGTAAAAAGTTTTTGCCTTTTCAAAAGTATGAAGGATAGCTATGGTAGGTTTGTGAGGGCCGATTAGATACTTGACAGGTATCTTTACAGGGTTAGGACTGCTAAACTTTCAACAACTTAATGAAATCATTCTTCATTCATATCTCATAATGCTGATTACAAGGGGTATTTAATGCATGCAGTACATACAACCTCACCAGTAACTACTAACCGAAAACTTAACAACTTACTAACTAATAACAGAAACTGTTACTCCTAACATGCCCCTTACTTATCAATTCTTCTTCTCATCAAAAACTTCTTGACTTGCATCAGTAACACAAAGTAGATCTCGAAACTTAGTGAAAATTCCCACTGGCAAAGGTTTTGTCAAAACATCAGCAATTTGGTCTGATCCCGAAACATGGCCAACTTGAAGTACACCATCTGTAACTTTTTCTCTAACGAAAAACAAATCCATCTCtacatgcttgaattttgaatgTAAAACCGGGTTTCCTGCTACTGCAACAGCAGCTGAACTATCACACCATATCAATGCTTTCCTTGGAACTGGAACATGCAACTCAGTCAGTAATGACCGAATCCAAACCAATTCTGCAGCGAGATGAGCAACACTTCTATATTCTGCCTCTGCTGTTGACCTAGAGATCACTTGTTGCTTCCTTGAGCTCCAGGAGATCGGGTTCCCTCCAAGAAACACACAGAATCCTGAAGTGGACCGTCGATCATCTACATCCGAACCCCAACTAGCATCCGTGTATCCTTCAAGTAAAAACTTCGACGAACGAACAAACTTCAACCCATAATTCAGTGTGCCTTGTAGATATCTTAAGATTCTTTTCACAGCTTTGAAATGCAAATCCGAAGGTTTATGCATAAATTGACAAACTTTGTTAACAGCATACGCTATGTCGAGTCTAGTAATTACCACATATTGCAAAGCACCAACAATACTTCGATAATGACTTTCATCTTCAACAGGACTCCCAGTATTAGCAGAAAGATGACCGATGGTGACCATTGGTGTAGGTAAACTATTTGACTTCTCCATAGATGCACGTTGAAGAAGATCCAGAATGTATTTTCTTTGTGTGAGAAACAGCCCTTGTGTAGTGTACTTGACATCAACTCCAAGAAAGTAACTTAGCTTCCCCAGATCTTTTAACAAAAACCTGGCATTTAATTGAGTAACAAAATCACCTATGAACACAGTATCATTCCCAGTAATGAtaatgtcatcgacatatatcAACACATAAATCAACTGGGACTTGGTTTGAAAAATGAACAGAGAATTATCGGCTTTGGAAACTTCAAACTTCATGGACACCAGGAATTCATGCAACTTATTGAACCACGCCCGTGGTGCTTGTTTGAGACCGTACAAGGCTTTCCGAAGCTTGCAAACTAGCTGCTCACCATTTGCCCCTCGCTTTTCGAACCCCGGGGGCTGCACCATGTAGATATCTTCACTCAACTCGCCATTCAAAAAGGCATTATTTATGTCTACCTGTCGAAATGGCCAGTTAGACGACATAGCTAAGGCAAGTACAACCCGAATTGTAGTTGGTTTAACAACCGGGCTGAATGTTTCTTGAAAGTCGATACCAGCTTCCTGCAAGTAGCCCTTAACCACAAGCCTACCCTTGTATCGAGCAATAGACCCGTCTGCATGTTTCTTCAgtttaaaaaatcatttacaaCCAACGGCTCGTCGTCCTTTAGGTAGTGGCACGAGATCCCAGGTTTGGTTAGCTAGCAAAGCATCATATTCCGCTTTAGCAGCGTCTGTCCATGCCGGGCTTTGAAACGCCTCACTTATCGTCAAAGGCTCCTTTTCAGTCAATACCGAAGCTAAAAATTTCGGTTTAAAAATTCCATTCTTTGAACGGGTCTGCATGGGGTGCATATTAACATTCAAAGGAGCTTCAACTTGACATTCACTCTGTCCATGTGTCAACGAAATTTCTGACCGAAACTCATTTGGACCACATAATGGAGAAACCTCTGTTGGAAGAGAGATACCACCTAACGAGCTGGAACAAGAAGGAGTATGATGTGATGGAACTAAAGAACATGCCATTGGAGATGTCCTAACCAATCGTGTGTCTGCTTGTGTTAAACCTGTTTCAGGAAAATTATGACGCATAATAATAGGGAGCATGGTCTGCTGTTTACAAGAGTCCTTAATGACATTGTTGTGGAACTTTGAACAAAAACCACCATGGAACGGAAATCTTTCCTCATCAAACCGAACGTGCCGAGAAAGATACACCCTACCATCATCAACAAGACACCGAAACGCTTTTATATTCGGGGTACTCCCAAGAAAAACACAAACTTTTGACCTGTACTGTAGCTTGTATTGCTGAAAAGGTCTCAAATCAGGATAGCAAGCACAGCCAAACACCCGAAGAGTAGTATAGTCAGGTTTGTTACCGTGAAGTTTCTCATACGGACTCATTTGATGTAAAACTAAGGTAGGCAGTCTATTTACTAAATAAACAGCATGTGCAAAAGCATAATACCAGAACTTCAATGGTACACCAGATTGAGCTAGAAGAGATAATCCCATATCAACAATTTGTCTATGCTTCCTTTCAGCCACTCCGTTCTGCTCGGAGGTGTATGGACAAGTAACCCTATGTTGAATACCCAGTCGAGAAAACTCTTTTGTCAAAACACGATATTCTCCCCCACCATCTGTTTGGAACATCTTGATAGAATAACCAAATTGAGTTTTTACCATCTGATGAAAATTAGCAAAACAAGAAGCAACCTCAGATTTATTTTTAAGAAAGTAGATCCAAGTATATCTACTGTACATGTCAACAAAGGACACGTAATAGCAAAACCCATTGGAAGGCACATGAGCTGGCCCCCATACATCAGAAACTACAAGCCCAGAAGGAATCTTGTACACTGTAGTGGAAGCAGGAAAAGGAAGCTTTTGAGCTTTGCCCATTTGGCAGGCCGTACATATAGTAGGTAAACTATTTTGTACAAACGAGATTTTACAAGATTTTAACACTTGAGACAAGACATTAGAGCACGGATGTCCAAGTCTATTGTGCCATAAAACTGCAGAGGAAAGTTGGCCACTGTTTATTGAGCACGAACTAGGCTTCGAAAGAAAACTTGTACTATCGAGAGTAGACTTGGACAGCTGAAAACGGTAGAGACCTTCATGCATGTGGCCCTCGAGAAGGATCTTCCCTGTCTGAATGTCCTTCACAAAACAGAGAAAAGGATGAAACTCAAAAAAGACACCGTTATCTTTTGCAAACTGTCCCACAGATAACAAATTTTTGCACATTGTAGGAACATGTAACACACGCTGAAGATGAAAAAGCCTAGAGCCAGCCAGAATATTAGAAGATCCTATATTAGCGATAGGTGCTGACTTACCATTGCCCATAACAACCTGACCTGCACCTGTATAAGGAGTCACTGACATAAGAGCGGATCTGTCAGGTGTAACATGATTTGTTGCACCAGAATCTGGATACCAGGTTTGATCAGCTGATGATGACGATGAAGTTGACAGTCGAGAGCACGAACCAGAACAATTAAGTACAGAAGAGCAAGCCGTGGAGGAAGGAGCAAACTCGTGCACTTGATGAAAATTGACTGAAGGGTTTTGTCCAAAATAATTCTCATCAAATCGATGATAACAATTTTGTACAATATAACCAACCTTACCACAAAGTTGACACTGTGGTCTAGAACGAGACCATCCTCGACCAGTGCCTCTAGTTCTGCCACGCGACCAACTGCGAGTCGAACCACGAAAACCTTGTTTTGAGTCCTGAGCATAAGAAGGTTTCGAACTATCTGCATCATCTTGATATTTAGTTAAGTTTACCTGCAAAGGAGTTTCTGACAAAACAACCAACTGTCTAGCCTCAAAATCAAGAAGCATATCAGTCAGCAAGTCCAACGAAACTGAAGCCGCAGACGCAAAAACACGAATAGACTCATATTCAATGGGAAGCCCAGACAGAATAACACTAACTTGCTCTTTTTCCGTAACATCACTGCCAACAGCTGTTAAGCTATCAATAAGAGTCTTGACCTTATGCAAATATTctttaacatttaaactaccttTCTTGATCGAGTATAATGCATGACGCATACTCGAGATCTTAATATTCGACGTAGCGCCAAACCTTCTTTCAATGGTGTTCCAAATATCAAGACTCGTTTTAGCTGCAGTTAGATGAACCAAAACCTCGTCCGTGACAGTCGAAACAAGCCAAGCAGCAAGAAACTTATCCTGTTTCTTATGAACAAGAAAACGAGGATTATCAACAACACGACCATCAGCCTCTACAAGAACAGCAGGAGGAACAGAAACCGTGCCCAAAACAAAGCCTTCAAGCCCATATCCTTCAAGAATCAGCAACAACTGATGTTTCCACAGCAAGAAATTATGGTCTGCAAGTTTGACCGTGTCATGCTTGGTAAAATATTGAACGGTTGAAGATCCACCAACGCCAAGATCCTGCGACTGAGTTGCTCCACCAATATTTGAAGAATTATGCGGAGTATCTGCACTTGGCTCCAtgaaaaaacaagaaaaacaacaaaactatttgatgagaaaaaaaaatttggctcttgataccatgcTAAACTTTCAACAACTTAATGAAATCATTCTTCATTCATATCTCATAATGCTGATTACAAGGGGTATTTAATGCATGCAGTACATGCAACCTCACCAGTAACTACTAACCGAAAACTTAACAACTTACTAACTAATAACAGAAACTGTTACTCCTAACAAGGACTTAGGACTAGTGGCAACAACAAGAGTAAgagagatgatgatgatgatgaggctTGCTCGCAAATATAGCACCATTAAGAAGGCAACTTTAGAGAAGGGGAGACATTGGTAGGGGATCGATCTTCCAAGTTCATCATCAAAACTATCATTGCTCATTGTACCTTTGGTACTGTTCACCGTGGAAAATATGATGGCCAGGATGTTGCTGGTTAGAATCTTTTTAGAGTGCCCAAATGCAAAATAATTCTTTTTTCCCTTGATATTGTTTTCTTTCAAGGCTATTCCCCCCCCCCCCCACCTTTTAGACGAATTGACTAATTTAAGTTTTAGATTCTCACATGATTTGCATTAGTGAATAGTTCAGTTTAATTTTGTGTAATCAAGGTTATTCTTTAATAGGATTTCACAGCTGAAAGCAGACGGTAAAATCAGGCGTTTCTACTAAGGTTTACTCTAGTTTTTGATGCAATGTTAGACAAGGGATATTATAATACTTGGTCTCGTTATTGTTGCTTTTAGGTCCCTTCGTCTCATAGCTCATTAGCCTCAGTGGTTCTAAGTTACTATGGGTTATTATCTTGGGGTTTATGTCAGATGATTTATAAGGACTTGGCTGTTTTGTGTATTCTAAAAGAGACTAGCATGCTTGtaagttctaattatttttgtggtcGTTGATCATCTTTGtagtttcttattatttttaatctcacTAATTCTGGTTCAAACGTTATAGTTTATAGGGGCAACAATGAGCTCATCAAGGCTATATATACAGGCCAAGGGTGGTTAATTAGGCATGCCAAGTAGTGTGTGTTGTGTTGTTCTTGAATATCTTCTTAGGGGTGTTCTGAACTATTATCTTACAAAGAATAGGAGAAAGAAAGCTAGCTTTTAAAGTGGTTGCTCAACATTCCCTTGATATTGCAAGAGAGTACCTAGGTCTTGTTTTTGTTGTTTgtaatttcttttctttgttgtgtTGTAGTGAAATGGTTTCATAGCTCAAGCATAATGCATACATATCTGTGTGTCTTGTAATTTTCTTGAGCTTTATGCTTAAGAGGGGGTCTATGATTTTGTAGGTTGAGTTACTTTCATTCACATAGATGTAAATAAGCTAGACAAGAAACGTACAGTGAGGATTGTTAATTTTGGGTTAATGACATGACAAGAGAGATTGGAACCTGTGGTTACATGGCTCTTGAGATATTCAGGTCTGACAATAAAATTTGCATAACACTCAAAATTGAAATGTGCCCAATAAGATGTTCTGCAAGGATATAGCCTAAGTTGAAGAACATGTCTGCAAATGGTGGATTGTGGTCTTAggcaacacacacacacacacacacacacacacacatatgagTCCTGTTTGAAGCCGAGGAATTAAAGTAGTAAACTAATAAGAAACAAGAACAAGATTGAACTCAAATTTTGTAGGAACAGGAACCAAACATTTTTCTGCAATTAAAGTGGAATGGAAATACTGGCAAGAAAATATTTGTTGTACAGATTTTGTCTACGAAAATCTGAAAACCTGGGAATGATAGACAAACAAGAACGACAAATCCACTTGAAAGGAgaataaagagaaataaaatttgaTGGCGTCATCATCAAATCTCGGAAAGTTGAACTTGTTGAGCTGGTGCTTTATCATCTTCATCCCATTTGGTAGTTCTATAGAACCATGCATAAAGTATAAGCTGCACCAAACCTGACAGGGTTCCCAAGCCATTCGGAATCTACACAAAAAAACAAAGTGTCGATTAAGGTCATAGACATGGACATGTAACATACGTGATTATGTTCACTTTCCttatatataaaagttaataCTCTTGTACCATATATTCCAAATATATATAAGAGGAGCTTGCAGAGAGTTTACCAAGACGTTAATATCAAATTTGAGTAATGCATAAATCACCCAAACAACTCCATTTAAGAAGTTAAAAAGTGAGAGACTGAAGGGCATGTACTTGACGCTTTTTGTCTTAATCACCATACGCTGCCAAAACGtcaataattcaataaatatgagAATTTTACTTAGCTAATGGAAAGGtataaaaacaaaactaaattcaTACGTACCATGACTGTCAATGGTGAAGTGTACATTCCAATGTTGAAGACAATGGCCAAAATTCCAACAAACATGGACCTTTTTTGGGTTGTTTGAAACACAAGTAAAGTAATCAAAACTACGGCTACCATGAAGATGATTTCGATCAAAAGATAAAAGCAAATCCTCTTCTGCAAAAGGAAAAGAATGGGATTTCTTTTCAATATATGGAAAATTATggtgaatatatatgtatgtatgtaattaTACTAACTCGTTTCTTGTTGTTAGAGAAGATAAAGAAGATGGTTACGAAGACACCCTCAATCACCAGGCCAACACCATTAATGGTAATGATCAAAAGACTGTCGGGATGGACTATGGGGAGACCATAGAACACCCACATGGCACAGTTCAAGATTGTTGCTACATATGGATCCGGCTTGAACTCTTCCACggatttcaatttaaatattttaataaatgtgggactaatcgtaaagcaaacaaacaaacaaaaacacttttagcaattaataaaaaaacagaaATGACAAAATGTAAAAATTAGAAGCATAAATTTGCATACACGGGCGAGAGAAACAGGAACAAGGAGATGATATTTCCTGAATAAAAAGAGATAATATACTAAAAGTtagaacaataataacaaaatacatgcatacgtatatatatgtgtgtattcacTAAGCATTTGATTTAATGGTGATTTGGGTACGAACCGATGATCCCAACGATGGTTCTAATCGCATTTGTGCTCAACATTTTGACTGCAACTTTGGAGAAGAAAGTAGGTCGAGAAAATTAGGACAAAAAGGACTGAAACCTTGGTTTTGTTTTTTTGAATGCAATGATGCTTAGAAATGTAGGATTATGTGGAGTAAATTAGCTAGTGAACAAATTGCATAAATAGTAGTTGTTAGATAAGATTATTTCTGTGCTGTACTGCTAGAACTGTGGATCGAGAGAGAACTCTTGACTTCTCCATATATaggttaaaaaaagaaaagaaaagattggtcATACGCAATTTACGTCGAACTAGTTGCTTTTCATGCAACTAATTTTAATCAGTTTCATGCGAGCTCCAGTCTAACCGAGAAGGATGCGGTGCGTTTGCTTTGCCTTGGATATAATAACTTAATGGTTAAAAATACTTTCATTTTATCCTAACATAATTATATCCTTTTTAGCTCTAAACTCTAATATGAGAGTGATctgaaattgattaaaaataaggtgcccttaatatttatattttctatcaatttgattcttaTTGATGTGTGGATCAACAAGGAGGagacaaggaagaggaagtggTGGTGCTGACGGAGATCGATTCACCCTGTCGAGCGAAAGAACTGGAGAGTAGAAAGAGTGAAGGTGGTGGAGGTGGAAGTTGGGAATAAATTGGAA containing:
- the LOC107956534 gene encoding bidirectional sugar transporter SWEET5 — protein: MLSTNAIRTIVGIIGNIISLFLFLSPVPTFIKIFKLKSVEEFKPDPYVATILNCAMWVFYGLPIVHPDSLLIITINGVGLVIEGVFVTIFFIFSNNKKRKRICFYLLIEIIFMVAVVLITLLVFQTTQKRSMFVGILAIVFNIGMYTSPLTVMRMVIKTKSVKYMPFSLSLFNFLNGVVWVIYALLKFDINVLIPNGLGTLSGLVQLILYAWFYRTTKWDEDDKAPAQQVQLSEI